The following are encoded together in the Thunnus thynnus chromosome 15, fThuThy2.1, whole genome shotgun sequence genome:
- the evx1 gene encoding homeobox even-skipped homolog protein 1 — protein sequence MESREEMVMLAEGGQLGKSGSNLSEGSPMRESQGKPGHRSCLSPGAAPYSRDRTEVVVEENARRNMCADMRPLGTSSSGERHRTDHPHKDGSSSDTESDFYEEIDVSCTPESMDYPTAKGRDGDSPGHPSETGADPGKAIPGQGSLSYSADQIRRYRTAFTREQIARLEKEFYRENYVSRPRRCELAAALNLPETTIKVWFQNRRMKDKRQRLAMTWPHPADPAFYTYMMSHAAATGNLPYPFPSHLPLPYYSHLGVGAGSAPAATPFSNPLRSLDSFRMLSHPYQRPELLCAFRHPSLYPGPTHGLGPGGSPCSCLACHSSQSNGISSRPSGSDFACSPTSRTDAFVTFTPSVLSKSSSVTLDQREEVPLTR from the exons ATggaaagcagagaggagatggTGATGCTGGCGGAGGGAGGTCAGCTTGGCAAGAGCGGTTCTAATTTGTCGGAAGGGAGCCCCATGCGAGAGTCGCAAGGGAAGCCGGGCCACAGGAGCTGTCTAAGCCCCGGAGCTGCGCCCTACTCCCGGGACAGGacggaggtggtggtggaggagaacGCACGGAGGAATATGTGCGCCGATATGAGGCCACTTGGCACGTCCTCCTCCGGAGAGAGGCACCGGACTGATCACCCCCATAAAGACGGCAGCAGCTCAGACACCGAGTCCGACTTCTACGAGGAAATTGATGTCAGCTGCACGCCTGAAAGCATGGACTACCCAACAGCTAAAG GTCGAGATGGGGATTCTCCGGGTCATCCGAGTGAGACTGGTGCTGACCCGGGTAAGGCCATCCCGGGTCAGGGTTCTCTGTCCTACTCAGCCGACCAAATTCGCCGGTACCGGACAGCATTCACCAGGGAGCAGATCGCACGGCTGGAGAAGGAATTTTACCGGGAGAACTATGTGTCCAGGCCGCGGAGATGTGAACTGGCAGCCGCCTTAAATCTGCCTGAAACCACCATCAAA GTGTGGTTTCAGAACCGCAGGATGAAAGACAAGCGTCAGCGTCTCGCCATGACGTGGCCTCACCCTGCCGACCCGGCCTTCTACACCTACATGATGAGCCACGCTGCGGCCACGGGGAACTTGCCCTACCCCTTCCCGTCCCACCTGCCGCTACCTTATTACTCCCACCTAGGTGTCGGTGCTGGCTCGGCTCCGGCCGCCACCCCTTTCTCCAACCCCCTGCGGTCCCTTGACAGTTTCCGGATGCTGTCTCACCCCTACCAGAGGCCGGAACTCCTATGCGCCTTCAGACACCCCTCCTTGTACCCGGGTCCTACCCACGGTCTCGGTCCCGGAGGAAGCCCCTGCTCCTGTCTGGCCTGCCACTCCAGTCAATCCAACGGTATCTCATCCAGGCCTTCTGGCTCGGACTTCGCTTGCTCCCCAACCAGCAGGACTGATGCCTTTGTCACTTTCACGCCTTCAGTGCTCAGCAAATCCTCATCTGTGACATTAGACCAGAGGGAAGAAGTGCCTCTGACcagataa